Within Triticum dicoccoides isolate Atlit2015 ecotype Zavitan chromosome 1B, WEW_v2.0, whole genome shotgun sequence, the genomic segment CCTAGTTCTTAGGGTATAGGTTCCGAAAGTTGATTATCAAACAGGCCCAAAGCATTTAGTTGGGTCAGATTTCCAATGGTTTTTGGTATCATGCTGCTTAAGGTGTTGTTGCTTAGCTGTAGAATTTGTAGGTTGACAAGCCTTCCAATCTCCTCAGGAATGGGGCCTGATACCATGTTTTGGTGAATGACAAGATTGATTAACATTGTTAGGTTGCCCATAGACACAAGGATATGTCCTGTGAGTCTGTTAAATGAGAGATCAAGTTAGGTCAGACTCTGCAGTCCACCAAACTCAAACGGAATTTTCCCTTTGAGATGGTTGAAGCTGAGGTcaagataagatagtgatgatagAGAACTGATAttagctggtattggaccatggagACTGTTGTTGCCGAGGTTAATATATGTGAGGAATGGAAGAGCCGAGAAGTTGAGCTCACCAAGCTGGCCATGGATGCCACCATCTGGCAGGTAGATGTTGGTCACCGCCCAGGGCATGCGGCGGCCATGGCGAACTGCCGTGCACATGATGCCCGTCCAGTTGCAGGGGCTAGTCTTTTCCTGCCAAGAGCTCATCTGCAGCTGTGGACTTGCAAGTGCAGCTTTCCAGTGGAGAAGAGCCATTTGTTGAGACCTCAGTGAGATCCCTCCATGGTGAGCCGCATGTGCTTCTTGCAAGAGAAATAGGCAGCTCACCAGCAGTGAGCAGAGGTACGACATAGGTCGCATTTTGCTGCTTAGTGTTTGCATCTGGAATTCAATAATGTGTTTTGTTGGGGATGTGATTCAATACACAATGCAACTCCGTCGATGAGTATTTAACCAGTGCCATCCATTGTTACAACGTCCCCCAGTCAACACACAACAGTTTAGTGGAAGCATTGTTTCCAGTATATAATGGAAGCAGCACAACAGTTGAGTGGAAGATTTTTTCGAAAAGAGTTGAGTGGAGAGGCTGCACAAAAGTTGAATGCGAGCCTTTTTCTTTCCTTTGGCAGCTACTGCTGGGCTGTCTGTTTTTCTTCTTCAGTGTGGCTATCTCTTCAATACTTTTTCCCTCCCTCTACAACTTATGCACTGAATGGATTTGAGTTAATATTTCAGTAGAGTGTTCATTTGATATTATCTGATTATCTCCTGTGATTGGTTTGACAGTACTTCCTGTTCATTTAACTTGTAACTGCTTCAGGTATGGCAATTCCAGGAAATTGAAGCGGCTTGCCTTAATCTATCTCTCTACATGCAATTCTAATGTTTCCCTTATTCGCTTTAGCTGGTACATAGAACAAAAGATTTAGCTCAAGGACCCGTGACTTGTGGCGCATCGCAAGTGATTAACTGTGGGGAAATTAATTTCCATGCTGGAATTCTATTCTGTCGGAGGTAAAAACAAAGCTTTATGTGCTGAATTTTGGTTAATATAAATCCTGGACCGCAAGTCTTGTTGGAAGTCATGTGCCTGAGTAAAAAAATGAGCAGTGGCTGCAGCCTCTGGAATTCAAAGCATGCCCTCTGTAAATAAgaccatttagatcactactttagtgatctaaacgatcttataaAAATTTGCAGAGGGAGTACAAACAAGCAGCATCATGACCACACTGACTGAAGAAAAGGTCCAAGCTCAAGTGGGTTTATTCGGTAAATTTCTACCACTACTAACGCTTTCTTTATGTGTTGATTGCCGTGTATCATCCAACAAGCCAATGTTCCCACGTATTCTTTAGGTGCGTGGGCGTCTGGTCTTCATGGCTGCATTCCAAGTCCCAATGACGCAATATATCCTCCCGGAACTTAACCAAGTAGTTATCATATGCTTTATTTTAGTTTGACTAGCAGAGTGTTTTGCATCTGCTCTAATTTGATAATCGACTCGTTGAATTGGCGTGTAACCCTTGTCGAGAAAGGAACACTGCTCTGCTTTGGGCACACACATCTGTCTGTTTAGAAATGCACACACACAATTCAGTTCGACGAAAAATCTCAAAAAACTGCATATATTACTTCTTGAAACTGTATATACTCATTATGTCGGTATCTACTCTGCATATTAGCCTTTTcttaagtcaaactttgtaaatttTGACCATATTTACTGCAAAATTTTGTTAACAACTTTAATACCAAATCAATACTATTGGATTAATCATTGAATATATTTCGCATCATATACTTTTATTATTATAAATGTTTATATCATTTTCTAAACTTGATCGAACTTTCTAAAGTTTGACTTAAGGAGAAAGCAAATATGCAGAGTGAATGAAAACAGAGGGAATATCTTCTTTCTTTTTGCCCCTCGGCCGTTCGGATTTACCCTTTTTGCGGGCATTTTCTAGTCATGAGTGACAGATTGTAGGCTCAACAAGTATATGACCTGGGATGCGGCGTCTTGGGAGCGGGTAAAGCCTCGACCAGATGCCGCTCTTGTCTCCCTCTCCATGCCATGAAGGTTGCGCTCGGGCAGAGGACGCTTGCTGCCACTTCGAGCCTAGTGGTAAGGCCTCGATCGACCAGGTACCATGGCAAACTTACATTAGGCCGAGCGGGAGCCTATGCTCCTAGGCAATTTCTAACTTTCCAGCTTTGAAAAAATATTAAAagaatattttaaaaatgttcatatatACACCATAGTTATAATTATAAatgaagataaaaataaaaaataaaataggtAATTGGTTTTTTAAAAGTccgataataataataaaaaataaaactaaaaagccaGCCACCTTGAACCAAAAAAATCAGTAAAAacttaaaaaccaaataaaaacaagGTAAACTGGCCATGGGCCGGGCCATAGCAGTGAGCGGCAAACAAGAATTGGCCCCTATCACTCACTTGGGCCACACGTTTTTTTTGGTTTGGTTCGCTCCTGGCAGCCCGCCCCGTCGCCGTCGTCTGTCCTCAAGCCATGCCGGCCGAGCTCCCGGCGGCCGACCCCCAGCTGCGTCCGCGCCACGCCACGACCCCCCACCACGGAGCTTCGGGCCGCGCCCGCGCCAAATGTTGTGACTGTCGTGCCCGCTCGCCGGACAGCTCCACGACAACGCCACCGACCACGCCTGCGAGCTCTGCTGTGACAAGCTAGGTGCTCTTCTCAATGTCTCGTGATTTATGCGATAAGAGACAATCAGGTTGTTGCTGCTGATTTTGGTGGTTTGAGAGTCGATTTCAGGGGCAGGAAGAGGATTCAGAGGCATAAAGATTAGTTACCGCACACCacctgtttgatgaaatgcccacaGCACGACGCTGCGgcgtcttcttctcctttcttagcTGGTGCTTGCCGGTCCACGCTGCCACCCATCAATGTTGAAAATTCACCATCTAAAAGGTTGTCTGAGAAGGTATTTCTTAACTCTTAAATTGTGTGTTTCGGGCTTAATTTCATGGTACATACCTATATTGTTGGTGTGAACTATTGAGCTTATGCTAGCTTGATCTTACTACCAAAAGAAGAAGATTGCGCATACCATTTGCATGCCAAACATGTGCTATATGATGGATTTGATCCTGCGCTTTTGAAACAATTACCGATTGACCGTCTTGGTCCTTTCATGCCAGCACATACTTTGCTTCATTTCAGTTCCAATTAATATCTATGCTTGTGTCTCAACCAGTAGACTATGCTTGTGTCTCAACCAGTAGACTAATTTTCTATGCTTGCTTTCCGCTGCTTGTGCAGGAGAATGAACAAGGACTGCCTACAGTGCCGCACACGTCATTTCGTACCTGAAACTAAAAAGCTATGGTGTTGGTTTGATCTTGATGTAAATGTTCGGCGCTTTGTTTGTGCATGGACAAATTTTTGTATCTTTCCTCATATACCAATGGTAAATGGAGCCGTTCTCTATATGGATGTGCATCCTGTTCTTAGTATGTCTGTAATTACACTAGCTTAGTTGAATTTTGAGGTGAATCATACCTAATTTTCTATTAAAAAGATTATGGGATATTTTCATACCAGACTCTTCATGTCTATGATTGCACTAGCTTAGCTCTCACTGTTGTCTGTCACCTGGGCTTTTCATATCATCTCATCTCATTCTTTCTTAAGTTTTTATTAGGCATGAAAAAAGAAAGAAGGTTGTATCCTTTTTCTATGTCAATCTCACCAACCAATGCTTGAAATTAATTGTAGTAGTAAATCATTTGTTGCTCCATCCTAAGGACAAGGACTCCAAGGAAAAGGACTGCAATCCTCTGTAAGTCCTTTTACTTAGTACAGTGGTAATTTTTCCCTTTTTATGCACCTAGATCCGTCAGTTTACATTCATTTGTTTATGTTTGGGCATCAACAGATCAAAACTTCATACTTAGTACAGTGGTAATTTTCCCTTTTTATGCCCTACAACCCTCTCTAAGTCCTTTTACTTAGTACTGTGGTAATTTTCCTTTTTGTATGCACCTAGCTCTGTGTGCTAAGATTATTTGTTCCTGCTTACGCATCGACCATTGTGATCGTTCCTGCTTGGTCCAAGGCATTTTATCCTGATCACTATGGCCGCCTGATATCGCGTCAGTTTTGGACTCCAAATTCGTCTTCAGGTTCATGGGAGCATAAGTAGATAAAAAGAGACAAATATTTGTACACCATTCCAAGTACCCTTGCAGACAACAGCCGAAAGAAAGTGATAAATATAAGCATAGACACATTACATTTTACAAGCAACCGGCAAAACAAATTATATTTATGCCTTGTTAGAAATCAGGAACTAACCAAATAGAGAAATATCACGAACATGGGGCACTAATTTTTACGTGACATCCCGAGGTATATATTGTTGGAGGAAACGGGTGGGAGAAGAATCAGTGAACACTTAGGATATTTGCGCTGCGTAAAACTTTGTAGCTTTTCTGCTTTGTTCTCCTCTTTATTTAAACATAATCGTAAAAAAAGTGGGTTTTTTAGTGCTGGGCCTAGCAAAAGAGAAATCGCCTTATACTAGGCCCTCCAACTTCTTAAGAGGTTTACCTAAAATTTTCACGCTCAACTAACTAACTAACAGAAAGATACTAATCTTGCGCCATGCCAAGCTTCATGGACGTGCCATCCCACGTTCCTTGACCATGCCTCAGTTCTAAGCTGCTATGGCCGTAACAGCATGCAGCTACTGATCCAGCCATGTCGTGAACAGGCTCACGCTGCATGGATTGGTCATTATTTTTGCTAGAAATAAAACCTACAATATGACATGATAGGATTACAGACTTCAACATATATAGTTGGCATATGAGTGACTCGAGGCAAAACCAAAACCTAAAGCGGCTTCCGCTACAATAGACACTGGCTTCTCACTAGAACTCGGATCATATATCAGCATGCATTCATTACTTGCCATAATGCAAGTGCGCTGAAAGGCACGGGATATGGATTAGAAGAGGGTCGCTGGATGAGTGTGTGGTATGCCTCTCGCATGGTTGGCCTTGCTTGTGGAGAAGATTCCAAGCAAGAGAAGGCCAGCTTGATGAGCAGAGCTAAGCTATTCTCTtccgttgttgttggtgttgtcggCCGTTGGTCCAGAATATCATTCACCAGTATAGTTTGTTCCTCGCTCGACAAACTACCGTCTAATAGATCCCTTGGATGCTTCCCCATGACTAGCTCTAGCATAACCACGCCAAAGCTATAGATGTCACGTTTTTCCGTCACAACAGATGTATATGATAGCTCTGCACAAAATAAAAACATTAGAATTAGGAATAAATGGATTGAGATGAATGCTTCTAGTGTGAGAAGAAAGGTTTCTAGTACGTACCAGGAGCTATGTAACCATATGTTCCTGCTAGTGCACTCCAGTTTGATGAATCGGGCTTAAGTATCCTTGCTGTGCCGAAATCCGAGACAAAAGCCTTGAAGGATGTATCAAGTAAGATGTTGTTGCTCGTGATATCTCGATGGATTATAGGCGGACTGCATTCATGGTGCAAATAAGATATTGCTTGAGCCACATCATTCACAAGAGCAATTCTCTTCTGCCAATCCAATTCCTTTGCTAGCTCCTCATCTTCCAATGTTTTGCGGAGGCTTCCCTGCTGAATGTAGTCGTAGACAAGAAATTTATATGTTGGGTGGGAGCAGAATCCATACATTTTTACAATGCTTCGTTGTCGGATCTGTGATAAGATCTCCATTTCACTGTGAAATCTTGTTTCATCATCCAACTCCTCTTCGGTCTGATGAAGCTTCTTCACAGCAACTAGTTGTCCATCTTGGAGTTGTGCCTTATAGACCTTGCCATATCCACCTGTTCCAACGATGTACTTATCGTTGAAGTCTTCTGTTGCCCTTACAATATCGTCAAATGCCAATCTCCCATCAAAATTCCAAACAGAGAATAGGTCCCTTGCTTCAGCAGTAACACTTTCTTGTGGTCTTCTCTTTTTACAATTTAGCACTATTACGACAACAATTACAGCAACAAGGCAGAAACCCACCACAAGAACTATTGGCAAAAGCAAACCAAATGTCTTCCGTTTATGGTGACTAGCTAGTGGAATTAAATAACAAGGTGGCAGGCCAGCGATGTTACCACACAGACCTTTACTAGGAAGAAACCAACTTGCTGGAGCATTTTGGAGTAGCCGTGTTGTTGGGACCGGTCCTTCCAAGTCATTATAGGACACATCAAGTGTTGAAAGGCTCACCATCCTTGCGAAGGAGGATGGGATTCTGCCACCGAACTGATTATGGGATAAATTCAGAAATTCTAGCATCCCCAACTTCCCAAGTTGCTGCGGCAATATGCCATTGAGGTTATTGTTGCTCACATCTAACATGATCTGCAGGCTTGCTAAATTTCCGATCTCACCAGGCAAACTCCCACTGAAGTTGTTGTTGTTGATCTTCAAGGCCTCTAGTTTCATGCATGCCCCTAGTTCCTCGGGTATTGATCCACTCATTCTATTCCCAGATATATCAAGGTATCCTAGATTACTTAGCTTTCCTATGTGTGTAGTTAAGGATCCAGATAACTGGTTCGATGATAAGTTCATGCTATATAGATTAGTTAAAGTGCTGATTTGTGGTGGAATCTTGCCAGTGAGATGATTAGAATTGAGTCGTAGCTCTACTAGGTTGGACAGTTTAGAAATGATTGGAGGTATTGATCCTGTGATCATATTCTGTTCTAGATGTAGTACCATTAGTTGCGTACATGC encodes:
- the LOC119298942 gene encoding MDIS1-interacting receptor like kinase 2-like → MILSSNRLSGHISPNLGACTQLMVLHLEQNMITGSIPPIISKLSNLVELRLNSNHLTGKIPPQISTLTNLYSMNLSSNQLSGSLTTHIGKLSNLGYLDISGNRMSGSIPEELGACMKLEALKINNNNFSGSLPGEIGNLASLQIMLDVSNNNLNGILPQQLGKLGMLEFLNLSHNQFGGRIPSSFARMVSLSTLDVSYNDLEGPVPTTRLLQNAPASWFLPSKGLCGNIAGLPPCYLIPLASHHKRKTFGLLLPIVLVVGFCLVAVIVVVIVLNCKKRRPQESVTAEARDLFSVWNFDGRLAFDDIVRATEDFNDKYIVGTGGYGKVYKAQLQDGQLVAVKKLHQTEEELDDETRFHSEMEILSQIRQRSIVKMYGFCSHPTYKFLVYDYIQQGSLRKTLEDEELAKELDWQKRIALVNDVAQAISYLHHECSPPIIHRDITSNNILLDTSFKAFVSDFGTARILKPDSSNWSALAGTYGYIAPELSYTSVVTEKRDIYSFGVVMLELVMGKHPRDLLDGSLSSEEQTILVNDILDQRPTTPTTTEENSLALLIKLAFSCLESSPQARPTMREAYHTLIQRPSSNPYPVPFSALALWQVMNAC